The genomic DNA AACTTTGTGAACACCATGCCCTGGGTGGATTCGGGCGGGAATCCCGGTGGATTCCTCGCACTGACCTGGCCCATCGGCAGTCTGTACCAAGGGGTGATCTTCCCGGACATCGATCCGGGCAAGATCGTCACCGGATTCAATTTCAAGTGCGACATCCGGACCGGCAACAGCACGGGCGACCGTGTGGCCGACGGCTTCAGCGTCAGCTTCGCGCGCGATGGGGATCCGGTTTTGGGTGACATCAACAACATGGGGAACTTCGCCGGTGGCATTGCCGAGGGCGGCACGACCACGGGTATCGCGGTGCTGTTCGACACCTGGTCGGGCAACACGCTCCCCGACGGAGCCGACATCGAAGGCATCATTGTCCGCGTGGACAACCGGACGGTCCTGCGTCAGGCGCTGCCGACGCGGCATGGCGCCTGCACGGACATCACCAGCCTCCAGACGGGGCCTTGGGATTCGGAGTACTGGGCACAAGGCGGCGATCCGATGGATCCGGCCTCGTGGGCGGGCCTCTGCTGGCAGCCGTTCGAGATCGATCTGACCCAGGACGGCAAGCTGACGGTGGCCTGGAAGGGCAACAAGGTGCTGGACGCGTTCCAGACCGACTACTTCCCGAGCGCGGGTCGGATCGTGTTTGCGGGCCGGACCGGTGGCGCCAACGGGCACACGCACATCGATAATCTTCAACTGACCACGGTGGCTGTGGAAAGCGGCGGACCGCCTACCGCTCCGGGTGCGCTCACTGTGGCGCAGGCTGGCGCGCGTCGCGTTGCGTTGAGCTGGGGCCCGGCCACCACGCCGGATGGGACCCGCGTGGCCTACCGCCTGAGCCGCAATGGCAACCAGTTGGGGGGACTCCTTACCGAAACAACCTACGAAGATCGCGGGCTAAGCCCCGGAACGACTTACAACTACTCCGTGGTGGCGGTTAATTTGGCGGGCCAGGACGGACCGGCGGCGACCGTATCCGCGACGACGGTGGCAGAGGTGGCTGGAATCGGCTTCCCGCTGGTGCGCATCTATGACGGATTTGGCGGCGCCGGCCAGTTCGACATCGACACCGTACTCGCCGATCCCAAGTGGCCCAACAGCCCGGACCGGACCTTCTACGCCAATGGGCTGAACTTCGCCGACTTTGGCGACAACTACATGGCGGCGATCTCGACGACGATCACCGTTCCCGAGACCGGCCAGTACCGGTTCTTCGTTCGGAGCGACGACGCCTCGCGCTTCTACATCAACCCGACCGGCACGGCGATCCCGAACCCGCTGGTGGACCTCCCGGTGGCCCAGGAAAACGGCTGCTGCGGTCCCTTTGAAGAACCCGGGGCCGGTGAGAATGTCGATGATGGCACGTTCCCGACCAGCGAGCCGATTCAGCTCACGGCGGGGAGCCGCTACGGTGTGCTATTCCTGGTGAAGGAAGCGGGCGGCGGCGACTTCGGCCAGGTCGCGATGCGTCGCGAGGGGAGCACCACTCCGGCGAACCAGTTGACCCCGATTGGAGGAGCCCTGATCGAGGCTCCCGCCGATGCGGTGGGCGCTTCGGCGACCATTGTGACCCAACCGGCCGATGCCACCACGGTTGCCTACCAGCCGGTGACGTTCTCGGTCACGGCGGAAACGGTTTCTGCCTATGGCGCGGGAACCTTCTACCAGTGGTACAAGAACGACGCGCTGATTCCGAATGCCACGGCGGCGACCTACACGATTCCGGTGGCCATGCCGGCCGACAACGGGGCGAAGTTCAAGGTGCTCGTCGGAACGCTGGGTGCGAACGTGACCAGCGCCGAGGCGACTCTCACGGTGAACGCCGGGCAGGCGCCGCTGGTGGCCAACGTCGAGGGCAGCGAAAGCTTCACCGCCGCCACCGTCCGGTTCAACCAGCCGGTTTCAGCTCCTTCGTCCACGACAGTCGCCAACTACACCTTCAGCGGTGGCTTGACCGTGTCCGCAGCCACGGTGGTCGATCAGTACACGGTGCGGCTGACCACCTCGACCCAGGCGGAAGGCACCACCTACAACCTGACGGTGAACGGCGTCCAGAATCTTGGCGGCACACCCGCTGCCGCGGCCTCGGGCGTCCTCAATTCCTGGCTGCTGGTGCCGAATCGCGCCCGGGCCGACCAGTACACGGGCTTCACGGGAGCTTCCCAAGCCGACATGGACACGGTGCTGGCAGATGCCAAGTGGCCCAACAGCCCGGACGTGGTGCGTTACACCCCTGGCATGACCTTCGGGGAAACCACCAACTTCGGCGACACCTGGGGTGACAACCACATGGTGGCCATGCGGGCGATCCTGCGTCCGACCGAATCCGGTCAGTACCGGTTCTTTGTCCGCAGCGACGATGCGTCCCGGCTGTATATCAACACCAGCGGTGCCGCCATTCCCGATCCCCTGGTGGCCCTTCCGATCGCCCAGGAGAACGGTTGCTGCGGGCCGTTCGAGAATCCGGGAGCGGCCCAGAATGCCGACGATGGGACCTTCCCCACCAGCGAGCCCATCAACCTCACGGCGGGACAGAGCTACGGTCTTCTCTTCCTCGTGAAGGAAGGGGGCGGCGGCGACTGGGGCCAGGTGGCCTGGCGCCGGGAAGGCGACACCACTCCCGCCGCCTCCCTGACCGCGCTGAGTGCCCATGTGTATTGGTACGGTCCGCCGGTCGTGCAGGAGATCGCCATCGACTCCATCGCGTTGCAAGGCGGGAACGTCGTGATCACCTACGCGACGGGAACTCTGCAATCCGCACCTGCTGTGACCGGTCCTTGGACTGACGTGGCGGGAGCCTCGTCGCCGTACTCCACGGCGCCGACGGGCGACGGCACCTATTTCCGCGTCCGGCAGTAGCCGGAAGGGCAGGTGGTTTTCGAGAGACCGGGCCGCAAGGCCCGGTCTCTTTCTATTTCTGGAAGCAACGATTCCGCGGCACGCGGCCTTGATTGAACGCAGGGGCTGGGGCAAGGCTCTGAGGCACATGGTTTGCGCATGACGTCCGACGTGTCTCCCCCTGACGCCCCCGGTTCCGCGGAAGAGTTGCCTCCAGGTCTGGCTGAGGAGATGGCGGCATTCTGGAGGGCGTTTCCGGGCAGGACGTTGTTCCTCGGCCTGTTGGGCATCTGGATCGCGCTGTTCCATTTCCTGGGCAATTCGACCTTTGGGTATGTCGAGTCCGGATCGCTGTTCGGGTGGCTCAACTATGCGTACAGCCAGTCGCAGGATGACGAGCTGGGGCGGTACGTGCCCTTGCTGGTGCTCGGGTTGTGCTGGTGGAAGCGGGACGAGTTGATGGCGGTTCCCAAGGGTCCCTGGGCGGGCGGCGTGGTGCTGCTGGGACTGGCGTTGGTGCTGCATGTGCTCGGGTTCGCCATCCAGCAGACCCGCCTGAGCGTGGCGGCGTTCTACCTCGGGGTGTACGCCCTGCTGGGGGTGGTGT from Verrucomicrobiia bacterium includes the following:
- a CDS encoding fibronectin type III domain-containing protein: MRSKKPWAASRLIAAGAALFVAGSAFAGSVTYNFTTDPQADPNLEFGGNFVNTMPWVDSGGNPGGFLALTWPIGSLYQGVIFPDIDPGKIVTGFNFKCDIRTGNSTGDRVADGFSVSFARDGDPVLGDINNMGNFAGGIAEGGTTTGIAVLFDTWSGNTLPDGADIEGIIVRVDNRTVLRQALPTRHGACTDITSLQTGPWDSEYWAQGGDPMDPASWAGLCWQPFEIDLTQDGKLTVAWKGNKVLDAFQTDYFPSAGRIVFAGRTGGANGHTHIDNLQLTTVAVESGGPPTAPGALTVAQAGARRVALSWGPATTPDGTRVAYRLSRNGNQLGGLLTETTYEDRGLSPGTTYNYSVVAVNLAGQDGPAATVSATTVAEVAGIGFPLVRIYDGFGGAGQFDIDTVLADPKWPNSPDRTFYANGLNFADFGDNYMAAISTTITVPETGQYRFFVRSDDASRFYINPTGTAIPNPLVDLPVAQENGCCGPFEEPGAGENVDDGTFPTSEPIQLTAGSRYGVLFLVKEAGGGDFGQVAMRREGSTTPANQLTPIGGALIEAPADAVGASATIVTQPADATTVAYQPVTFSVTAETVSAYGAGTFYQWYKNDALIPNATAATYTIPVAMPADNGAKFKVLVGTLGANVTSAEATLTVNAGQAPLVANVEGSESFTAATVRFNQPVSAPSSTTVANYTFSGGLTVSAATVVDQYTVRLTTSTQAEGTTYNLTVNGVQNLGGTPAAAASGVLNSWLLVPNRARADQYTGFTGASQADMDTVLADAKWPNSPDVVRYTPGMTFGETTNFGDTWGDNHMVAMRAILRPTESGQYRFFVRSDDASRLYINTSGAAIPDPLVALPIAQENGCCGPFENPGAAQNADDGTFPTSEPINLTAGQSYGLLFLVKEGGGGDWGQVAWRREGDTTPAASLTALSAHVYWYGPPVVQEIAIDSIALQGGNVVITYATGTLQSAPAVTGPWTDVAGASSPYSTAPTGDGTYFRVRQ